ACTGAATGTCTACAATGTCATAGAATGGCTGATTTGGTCATTAGCCAGTTGTGTTGTTCATTCCACAgtaattgttgtgttgtgttcattatacacaatacatgtaattgttgcattgtgttgtgttgttcattagcCATGCAGTGTTGTTGATCATGTACTGTTTCTGGTAGAGCGGAtgtatcacagggtacggtagtaccctgtatgtaggatTGCCCAGGCTTTGGAGCGTTGTGGGGGTGTGGTCATCTTTTTGCATgcttagaaaacatagtaactaaagactaaaatttctcaaaatcatcgaaatgaaatgtttgcacgtcgtgtactatatcccatttttgttttggtcactaatcatctaacaacatAGAAAACAGTCGCTAGCCTTGGAGGCCCATGCGCCAATTTTATTCTGATTTTTGTTCTTCTCCAcagatatctctttttgtacgctaggtacggctgtgaaactttAGAAagcgctttagaattacccgaactctattcttttgttgATTAAAGAAACTAAAAGGAATGTTTAAAAAATTGtgttctttcaagcagatttgatccttTGACCGCCATCAACACTGTTGCACAGTTCAggccaatcacagagcagtatttgcaatgcttgtccatggcaaccagagagaATGGACGAAGCGCCAATCAACTGTGCCCAAAGAGTCTATGAAAGAGTCTACCACCAAAACTATGTAATTcaatcatgtttgccattgtccggtctagtctgaaattgtttgcgatctgCGTTGTacacaggagcaaaattgacacatacgtacacagagcaatttatacgggaacccaTTATTTGCAATGCATATCTTGTATGTGATAATCTTGGCTTTTGACTACTAggccaagttctattccaattgctgttgcatattcaattatacacgcacagaagaaagaacaatgcaaaggcactaaaacTAGGATCTATATTCGTGCAATGTGCGCTAGGATACCATGGTTCCGTATCTACCCCGTAGACTTAGCTTGAgcttgagtaaactacctctgaatcatgtctaacgaaagctgttacatacatgtataaacaggtttaatcAACGCTAATGAAAACGCACTAAATCTTAGACATACCTAGAAAAGATGCACAGACCCTTatgaagacatgtacaccctAGGTATATGTTGTGTGCCTTTgcgctcctaaaaacttaccaaagtAGAATtgtaaaaactttttctctggaaaaagaaatagatgtagggattgtataaaaagtagcAGAAACaacatctatagataatatgaaccaaagccagacatcattagtgaatccttccaactcccaaaatgtaaaatgtagggaatgtggggtTGGAAgaattcactaatgatgtctagctttggttcatattatctatagatcttgtttctgtactttttatacaatccctacatctatttcttttttcagagaaaaaggtTTTAGAATTCTGGATGTATGGACGTATAGATGTATGGATATATGGATGCATAAATGTATCCATACATCCAAACATCCATACATCCATACATCCATGAaaggataatacttttgcatatcaaagacaagcgggtggagcaatggctattatccaattatcttgtaagaccaacagatcagcaactggaacaatttaattaagataattggtgtcaTGGTCCAACTGCAGCAGCTCTTAGTGTttgtgctctaatgagcacacctggtgtgacctctacttcattactcacttacggggaatagacagtagtgtagcaacatgatggttaagttaatatcaatcacttccaccaattaacaactttaggtgtcaaCATTTGACTAAACGTCAAGTATGGAATGGGGTCTTACTCAAATGttgacacctaaagttgttaattggtggaagtgattgatattaacttaaccagcatgttgctacactacTGTCGattccccgtaagtgtgaactcggaagtgagcaATGAAgttagaggtcacaccaggtgtgctcattagagcacaaacactaagagctgctccagttggaccatgttacaccaattatcttaaatggttccagttgctgatccctcgtcttacaagataattggataataaccattgctccacccgcttgtctttgatatgcaaaagtattatccttccaTTTTGTTtataggaaaggcttagataatttgataaacagaaatcccagacctagcggtttctaacgatactgagatcatcgcgaaagtccaaaaaacagcaggggatattgaagattttcaaagttcacatcTAGGGGGGACAGATAGTagtagagcttcaaaccaccaccactacctaaaatatagaaacctaatcttctatatGTATCTGAGTCACTGACACTTTCAACATGTGGtcgacatgcatgcataaggTAAAGcatgtcagcatttctacaggcAACATGTAAAACAAGGAACGTGGAATGGAATGCATAATAGAATATGCATGTGCCATGTCTGCGTATCCATGCAAGCTAACAAAGAATGTGTAATGGAATGTGCAACGAGCGGCCTGGAACGTGAGTCAGAACAGCGTAACACAACATCTAATAAGAAACAGACAGTATCCATACATCCAtaccaattaacaactttaggtgtcaacatttgagtaagaccccatcccatacttggcgtttgactctggccaaccatTGGGGTGGGGTGATACTCAAGCAAGTATGGTACACTGGAAGACGGTTGTGTATACAGACAATAGAAAACAGGCTTAAAGAATACATAAAGTTTAAGTTACCAAAACTGTCCGCCTTGACTGAAGCCCATTGCGTTGTATCCGTTTGCCAATTTGGGATCTGCTTTGAGTTGAGCACAAACGATATCGATCTGTAGAGACGTACAGTAAGACTATGGTATAGGCTTAATAGTTTTTCTACTTGATTTCAATAAATATATGCGCGCCCGTCACACgcgcatgcgcgcgcacatacacagcgcatgcgcacatacacacaagcatTTCCTGTCAAATTTAGACGGCCGTATGCTTACCTGTTCGTTTGCGTTCTTAAAGAAACCATTGAACGTATCCTGTTACGACAGATAATGTACGACAATGCGATGCATAACGAATCCGTAGTTACATCCGGGACTCCACCTCAATAATGTTGTCTCCGATCGAAATAGACTTGACGTAAATACCCGGTATCTTGTCTACGATCATCTTCTCAATTCGTCCGAGGCTCAACGGATTGCAGCACGAGTCTCCTGCGCAACAAAAACGGCAAAATTTGttgaccacgcccacgcattAGTAACTATGAAAGAGAGCGGAAGGCTTACCCATTCCATGCCACAGAACTGCCGGTATTTGGTCGCCATAAGCGAGAACAACGCAAGCAAAGAAAGCGAAAAACGCGTAAGCCATTGAAGTCTAAATCAATGTCCCGTACGTGTAGGCGTGTCGTGGAAACCGTTGTCATGACATGATGTATGAGCTCCCGGATGTGAACATTCGTGTAACATTTTGAGTGTAGCTTTTAACAATTTTctataaacacaacaattgaGGTTATTTGTAAAATAATTTGATTAAAATCTAACTTTAATGCTTCTAAAATGATCATACGCAATATATTTGAAATTCCGAGGCTAGTTaaatagcgcacgttaacCAAAATGAGACTCCAAGTGTTTGCCTTCCTCGTTCTATTTCTACAAGAAGTAGCGTTTTCAGAAGAAACCGATATTGTTGACCACATTGTTGTAGAAGAAGAGCACCGATACGAGTGGGATTCTAATGGATATGTCATCTTCTGTCCTTGCATGggttagttgatatcaatggcaTGAAAGTAATAGGTATGATAGGGACAGTACAATACATATGATGGTGATAATGATGACAATAACGATTAATGAATTAGTAGTAGTCAATAGTAAGTAGTTAGTGATGGTAATAGATGTggcaatattttaattaattaattaattattatataataatttttatcaTTAGAGTTTACATCTCTGGTTGATAtaaaatgtaaatatatttgaatgaagaaaaaagaaaaacccaataaatattaatgatttgtggtaatttcaataataatacaagCTGTAAAAATGAATAACAATGACAATGACTTGAtacatattttttattttttattttttattattttgtttattatatataatatataatatataatataatatataatattcaGTGATATTGCATTTTTATTCTTGTTTATTTAGGCAGATTTGGCAACCAGGCAGATCACTACATTGGAGCTTTAAGGTTTGCTAAAGAGCTCAACAGGACGTTAGCGCTGCCACCGTTTCGAACATATGTAAGTTGTGGATAATTTATTATGTTAGGTTGTGTgatgtgcgtctgtctgttgtgtgtgtgtgtgtgtgtgtgtgtgtgtgtgtgtgtgcgcgcctgtgcctgtgtctgtgtgtctgtttgtatgtttatgttgtgtgtcactgtgtgtgtgtgtgtgtgtgtgtgtgtgtgtgtgtgtgtgtgtgtttgtgtttgtgtgtgtgccaaagtgtgtgtgtcagtgtttgtgtgtgtgtgtgtgtgtgtgtgtgtgtgtgtgtgtgtgtgtgtgtgtgtcagtgtttgtgtgtgtgtgtgtgtgtgtgtgtgtgtgtgtgtgtgtcagtgtttgtatgtgtgtgtgtgtgtgtgtgtgtgtgtgtgtgtgtgtgtgtgtgtgccaaagtgtgtgtgtgtgtgtgtgtgtgtgtgtgtgtgtgtgtgtatgtgcgtgtgtgtgtgtgtgtttgtgtgcgtgcgtgtgtcacgtgacctctggcttggcagtaacatcttgcaagtaacatcatgcagcagacgggtacttgtgtgCCTTGGTggccagtcccagagctgcaccatagtcagtgcgcctggatgactccggccaagcttctggtggattgtagcactggccctaaACCTCCaagtagcacatggaggccctgtctctagaggcagggcgagctatctccgcaactggtCTTAAGGTCAACGTCGGATGACGttgagggcttgacatttgtccatttgtccatgtgtgtgtgtgtgtgtgtgtgtgtgtgtgtgtgtgtgtgtgtgtgtgtgtgtttgtgtgtgtgtgtgtgtgtgtgtgtgtgtgtgtgtgtgtgtgtgtgtgtgtgtgtgtgtgtgtcacagtgtgtgtacacgtgctgcaaatacattttgtattaattttaagTATCACCAACAGAAAAATATTCCATTTACTGATTGGTTTAAGCTCGGACCTATACAACAGTACGTCAAAGCTATACCAGCTGAAGACTTTATGTCACAGTTGGCTCCACACTATTGGCCTCCTGGTCGTCGTACTGGTTACTGTTGGCAATATACTGGGAAGGAATGCAAGATGAAGGACGGTAACCCATTTGGACCGTTTTGGGATGGACTGGGAGTGGAGTTTGATGACTACGTGACGTATCAGTTGAGTTATGATATGGATAATCTACGGACTGTAGCACAGTGGAATGAAAGGTTAATGGTTGTGTTAGTGTTATTAcattatgtgtctgtttgtctgtttgtctgtttgtctgtttgtttgtctgtttgtttgtctgtttgtttgtctgtctgtttgtttttttgtttgtttgtctgtctgtttgtttgtctgtttgtctgtttgtttgtctgtctgtttgtctgtttgtttgtctgtttgtttgtctgtctgtttgtttgtctgttattttgtttgtttgtctgtatgtttgtctgtctgtttgtctgtttgtttggttgtctgtttgtttgtctgcttgtttgtctgtctgtttctctgtttgtttgtgtgtctgtttgtctgtctgtttgtttgtctgttattttgtttgtttgtctgtctgtttgtttgtctgtctgtttgtctgtttgtttggttgtctgtttatttgtctatttgtttgtctgtctgttttgtgtttgtttgtctgtctgtttgtttgtccgatagtttgttttgtctctatgttctgtttggttgtctgtttgttatctgtctgtttgtttgttttcttctgtttgtttgtctgtctgtctgtctttctgtctgtcttgtttgtctgtctttatgtttgtttgcctgtctctctctttgtttgtttgcctgtctgttcgtttgtttgtttgtatctttgtttgtctgtctgtttgtttttgtctgtctgtctgtctgtctgtctgtttgtttgtatgtttgtttgtctgtctgtttgtttgcctgtccatttgtctgtctatttgtttgtctatttgtctgtttatttgtttgtctgtctgattgtttgtttgtttgtttgtttgtctgtttgtttatctgtttgtctctttgtttggctactgactgtttgcttgtctgcctgtctgtttgtttatatgtctgattgtctgtctatctgtttgtttgtttgtctgcttgtttttctgtttgtttgattctttgtctgtctgtctgtttgtatgtctgtttatctgtttgtctgtttatctgtttgtctgtttgtttgtctgtctgtttgtctgtatgtatgtttgtccattttttgtttgtctgtctgtttatttgtttgattgtttgtctgtctgcttgtttgtctctttgtctgtctgtctgttgatctgtctatctgtcttcttgtctctccatctgtctttccgtctgtctgtctctttgtttgtccatctgtctgtctgtttttttgtctgtctgtctctctctttgtctgtctttttgtatgtctgtctgtttgtttgtctgcttgtttgtctaataATTCTAAACATACTAATAATTCAAACATCAGAGTTAGTATATACTACTCACTCAGTGACTGATATAGACTTGTACATGTCGTTATGTCATCTCATACGTAGCTTTGTGGTCTCCCTCACATTTTCATATTTTTCTGTCAGTCTACTTGACAATCCACATTCTATCCTAATGTACATATGCCCACAGATTTCCTAGTGACCAACATCCTGTGCTAGCTCTACGTGGTGCACCGGGCGCTTTTCCTGTCAGTGAATCTAATCGACATCTTCACAAATACTTTGTTTGGTCGGACACGATAACAGAACAGGTTGACAAATACATTAACGAAACACTTCCAGATGGACCGTTTGTGGGAATACATCTGAGGAATGGACAGGATTGGGTAAGAGGTTGGAGGCTGTTGTACATGCAGTGATAATGATTAGTGGCATGTATGTTATCTTTATGATTTGTAATGAGGATATTTAgttttttaattgttttttgtttgtcagtttacttgtctgtctgtttgtgatttgtttgtgtacgtgtgcatgtatctgtctatctgtctgtcttcttgtttgtcagtctggtagtgtgtgtgtgtgtgtgtgtgtgtgtgtgtgtgtgtgtgtgtgtgtgtgtgtgtgtgtgtgtgtgatgctgAGCCACATTATTGCCGCTTGATATCATCAGACATCTTACACTCATGTCATATACTAtctcaaaaattaatttattccTGCCTATCATGTTCAAAGCATTGTgaagcctgtctgtctatctgtctgtttgtctgtctgtctgtctgtctgtctgtctgtctgtctgtctgtcacatatattttcaaacattcatctatcatacaaagagtgctaggcaatgacataatgttttaggtgctacagtacacaggaaaaagcactaaaaacagtaacaacttaacttaaaagataacccaggtcagcctagtggctaaagaactgggttgagtacttagcgctacttgtgtcacttgacaagcttgccatcttcctcagtatgactttggcattgcatttttgcagctgaagggagaatctttttcgccaaaagtcaaggaactctgcagcgtttggtctaccaatttcgtcacatgatttctttgctagtttctgCAGGAAGTTTCTTCCCATGACACCCCAgcgtccaaaatgctccataacCAGAGGAATGAGACTGACAGCAGTTCCACCTGGTAGACATTCCTTCTCgtattttgacttttttctctcctctcttctctcagcAGCGGCGCCATCTGTTTCCGAAGATCTAGGGAAGATGTCcgagctccatgggtgtgctagaGCTATGTCCAGATCCACATTGCACCCAGAGTCTGAGTCGAAGGCTACAATGTCTGGCCGGTCATTGGAATTGGCATACCGATGCCTCGGTTCCCTTCGATGATGGATGTGCAGCTCCCGCAGGCAATCAGACCAGACTGATGCAAGCGATTCGTGCGACCAAACTGGCCCTCCACCGGTTTTGCATGttagcagatggtacccactGCTGTCCAGGGAGGCACcacagttgcatgttgtcatcCAGTCAGAAAGTGGAATGGGCAAGCCCAACCTCAGCAAGGACGCTAAACGATACTCGTAAGAATTTAGTGCGAGCACTTCTGAAGTCGGGATTGCGttcagccatgcaccagctccttttcctttTGTAGATCGATgtcgtgctgcatctcgggCTGTGGGTGCATCTGTGAACAAGATTTCTGCCTCACAGCGAGCAAATGACATGGATAGCTGATGCTGAACTTTGCCTGCAGATGTCAGATATTCGGaaatatctgtctgtctgtctgtctgtttgtctgtttttctgtctgtcaatcacatatatttgaacttttatctatgatacattttgccatgcagggtactatgtactgtccaactactagtagtgttcatcaactaaactaagctaaaattgaaactcgtgtaaaacaaaatgagtactacacttaaaagctacagtgtacaagcaaagcctccagtaccagctagtggctaaagtactgggtggcaaagaggtcacattTGTTGccttcagacagcgaagatagctttttagagatgactctagcattacacttctggagctAAATAGAAAAGTGTTTGGACCAGAAGTTGATAAACTCCGCAGCGTTCAGTTGTCCCACTTTGTCCGATGACTTTTTTGATAATTTGCATAGGAGTTTCCACCCATCAATTTcccaagctccaaaatgctccattaccattgtttgtctgtttgtgtgtgtgtgtgtgtgtgtgtgtgtgtgtgtgtgtgtgtttgtgtgtgtgtgtgtgtgtgtgtgtgtgtgtgtgtgtgtgtgtgtgtgtgtgttgtgtgtgtgtgttgtgtgtgtgtgtgtgtgtgtgtgtgtgtgtgtgtgtgtctgtctgcctgtctgtctgtctgtttgtctatctgtctgttttttctgtctgtctgtctgtctgtctgtctgtctgtctgtctgtttgtctatctgtctgttttttctgtctgtctgtctgtctgtctgtctgtctgtctgtttgtctgtctgtcggtttgtttgtctttctgtctgtctgtctgtctgttttttctgtccatctgtctgtctgtctgtctgtctgtctgtctgtctgtctgtctgtctgtctgtctgtctacttgatATCATCAGCCAACAAACTATGAACTAGATATCATCACTAATTTCCTCTCTGCC
The sequence above is drawn from the Corticium candelabrum chromosome 8, ooCorCand1.1, whole genome shotgun sequence genome and encodes:
- the LOC134182907 gene encoding GDP-fucose protein O-fucosyltransferase 1-like: MRLQVFAFLVLFLQEVAFSEETDIVDHIVVEEEHRYEWDSNGYVIFCPCMGRFGNQADHYIGALRFAKELNRTLALPPFRTYKNIPFTDWFKLGPIQQYVKAIPAEDFMSQLAPHYWPPGRRTGYCWQYTGKECKMKDGNPFGPFWDGLGVEFDDYVTYQLSYDMDNLRTVAQWNERFPSDQHPVLALRGAPGAFPVSESNRHLHKYFVWSDTITEQVDKYINETLPDGPFVGIHLRNGQDWENACSHVDTAPRFMASPQCLGWDGAKRVTKEICLPSKEDVLQQTEAIVKRINAKSLYVATDRNPMLEDFQVRLKPLGAEVFHLDPWLPQLDLAILGRSNYFIGNCVSSFTEFVKRERDVHDRPTSFWGVHEVVKNNI
- the LOC134183286 gene encoding uncharacterized protein LOC134183286 — its product is MSFARCEAEILFTDAPTARDAARHRSTKGKGAGAWLNAIPTSEVLALNSYEYRLASLLRLGLPIPLSDWMTTCNCGASLDSSGYHLLTCKTGGGPVWSHESLASVWSDCLRELHIHHRREPRHRYANSNDRPDIVAFDSDSGCNVDLDIALAHPWSSDIFPRSSETDGAAAERREERKKSKYEKECLPGGTAVSLIPLVMEHFGRWGVMGRNFLQKLAKKSCDEIGRPNAAEFLDFWRKRFSLQLQKCNAKVILRKMASLSSDTSSAKYSTQFFSH